AGGAGTGTCTCACACCAAACTACTGTGaccgactctgtttacatctcaaccacttatTTATGGAGGAATTACGAAATATCAGCTGCACATGTCTGGGGTGAAGTGGAGGGATTAGAGATTACCCTTTGACTGAGGATagctgtgctgtgctgagtGTATATTCTGGCTGTCAGACTGGAACGAACTCTCAGAGCGACGCTGTTCCTCATTCAGCTCGGACTGACCAGAACCGAACctgaacaacaacaaagaacaaCACGTTACCAGCTGTTGATCGGCTGATTATTGTCACAGGGCTGTACAACATGGGCAGACACTAGACTACATTCCCGATTTCCgcaaaatgcaaaagtttggccacCCCGGATGAAATTCCACGCTTTTGTTTAAGAAGTTTATTTAACTGCAGGAACTATTCATTTCGGTAGTGACAACTTTTACAGttataaacagattttttgacttcgggacacatttacttcaaaacaacgGGATCTAACTGcttaccatgtggccatgagagaCGGGGATGCAGTCTTacatcctgctctaaaatgcaggggcgtggctaaaacaaggccccgcctacagactaaaactctgttTGGGAAGTGACATGAACATGTgggacagaattttttttaaaattaaactcatggTAAATCTAAGTCTTAAAACTTAATTTTAAAAGAGCTcaaaagatctttaaaaaacCAAAAAATTTAAAGCCGCACTATGTAAGACGCTTCagggcccaaatctgatttttttcctcatatgtgacacagaagtgtgtctgtgtgtcagtgtgaacagcacaaatgcactgaatctgacactttcaattccgatttgagatgctttcatatgtggtactgaaatccaatcCGTAATTGACctgcggcaatgcgactcaatctgaacagccagatcggattTCATGCGGTTTTTACGTCAATCCGGTTCGACATTCATTATAATTTTTGCGCTACTGAGACTCAAACATCTGAGGTgatatttctgtacaaaaatgagaagagactTACTGCAACCGCTTTGCGTTTGAAGAGGTTGCGAAAGAAATAGACGAATGCGGCCGCAGGAGagcgaggctgcagcgtcaaagaacagCCAAAAGCCTGAAAGTTTAAAGTTTAcagaatccgaggacacgaaccaaagaagtgaccacACCATTTTTACGgcttgaacacattctgggtgatgagcccagctgtcagccaacgaagcttcatgatggctcctgtgatgctggcgaggatgaagctgatcctccgggagcgactgccgtttgttggcagttgtgattgtttacctctggacgaacCACGTGAAGCATCGTCCTTTTAgaagctgatctgttcagactgatgtcgcatacagaccacatttaaaagataatgtgaacagctaaaacaaagaaaaaaacgcatttggtgagaaaatcagatttgggccacttttaccaaGAGCATGGAAATCTGTTCAAGTAGACCCCAAAAAAAAGTTATCAATGctgaaaatgagcataatagGTCCCCTTTAaactgttggaagaaaacctcatatctctgtttttgctgtttttgacataattcaaaaatacttgttgccctttacattgtatgtgaaTCGcacgatgaatggactgaaagaaatgacctaaaatgacttgggaaaaaagtggttctggttccactgactgtaaagctaccattttggagatacaaggttctccTTCCGACCACGCTCTTCActctgtttgtgtatgtgtgctcacGGTGGACGATGTCCTGCTCTCTGCCGGAGCGCTTCTCCTAACCGCGAATTCTCCAATCGCTTAAACTTCTCCTGGCAGGTCTTCATGTAGGAGAGCTTCCCTGCGAAGTAGCCACAAGCACCAGCGACTACACAGCGACACACACTTTCAGCACCAAACAAAGCACTAACATGATAATAAACACCACGACACTACAACTCACAGAGGACCTTCGGCACTGATCCAAACCGCGGCGACGCTGTCAGGGTTCCTGCAACGAACGAACGCACAACAGAATCCCGGTTTACATTTCTATTTGCGTTCCAGTGAACATAACGCAGCCGTTTGTTTGCTGAGAGATGATGTGAACAGTACATGGAGGAGAGCTGACCTCTGGAGACGAGGAACTGTGTGAGAGCCATGCTGGAGACGGAGATGGGCACCGCTGAGGGAGAGAGCGATTTCAGTCAGCTGTTCTTCTTAAATtcagttaaacaaacaaacatgtttctataataaaaaCCTGTACACATGATAAACAGAACACAGATCTAACCAGAAAATGAATGTTTGTGAAGCTAATAAAGCTCCAAATGGTAAAGCAGTTGCAGAAACATGGTGACTAAGtttatggtattccaggtggttgttaggttgTCAGGTGTTGCGATGTGGTCACTATGGCAGCCACAGTGATTACTAAGGCAGTTGctatgcagtggtggacagtaacagagtaaatgtaattggctGCTGTACTTAAGTCGTTTTTTTCATGCATCTTTATGCAAAAtttttcaaagtcaaaacaaaatGGCGTGGCCATTGCTAtactatcccaggtggttgctaatgtattaatgtattacCAGGCCATTGTTAaactatcccaggtggttgctaatgtattac
This Pygocentrus nattereri isolate fPygNat1 chromosome 22, fPygNat1.pri, whole genome shotgun sequence DNA region includes the following protein-coding sequences:
- the LOC108441334 gene encoding OCIA domain-containing protein 1-like: MDRSSLSGFTGSDHPGETTPLPAEQTDHTSAQLPSASGKGPLGMDYIPTEEERRVFKECNQESFWYRSVPISVSSMALTQFLVSRGTLTASPRFGSVPKVLFAGACGYFAGKLSYMKTCQEKFKRLENSRLGEALRQRAGHRPPFGSGQSELNEEQRRSESSFQSDSQNIHSAQHSYPQSKVKKNKYGDTWEE